A segment of the Anguilla anguilla isolate fAngAng1 chromosome 6, fAngAng1.pri, whole genome shotgun sequence genome:
GTGTTAGGCGTCAGCTCCTTTTGAAGCTGGATTGTTCGTTGGTCGCCCTGGCCTCAGTAGTGGATTCTACAGTACCTACGTGAGTCCCTGTCCATCAAATGACACTCCATTCAATCAATGGACAAAAGATAGcagcaaataataaaaactgtcaGTTTGTTTCCGACATTATTCCTTGTTctaccagtttttttaaatcacagtttGTCCTTCTCAGTTACCTATACGAATGAGTTTGTACTGTAAATCATTGTCATTGTTCGGTAgattttcacaaaatgtaagacaattgacaaaaaaaaaaaataaaaaaataaaaacaaacgaTGACAGTTACATTTGTATAACTATATGGTCCTACGTTTATAGCTAGAAACTGGAAAGTTATAAATGATTCCTTCTGTCTACACGCAGTAAagcaaatgaagaaaatgagGTCGTAACATGGATAAGGAAGTACATTCAGAAGGAAGATGAACAGACTAGGAGAGCGCAGAAAGTAATACTGGCTTAAGGGTGGAGTGTTTCCAGTCTTCTTCATTCGCGGTTGTGAATGAAGCTGTCATGGCGCTGTCCTTGTTCCCCTCCCTCGGCTTGAAGGAGCGGAGGAAACGTCATGGAGAAAAAGGGGCAACTGGAGAAGGGAGGAGACTTGTTAGTAGATGCTGCCGAGGCACCTCAGGCACTCATGATGCTTCgcatcagtgtgaaatattcttACCGCTCAGTCTCGCTTCCATTCTTTGCTGGTACGTTAACATAGGCTGCCAGGGAAACCACGTAACCTTGGGTCGTTATGTCTTCCATCTGGACTTCCTTGAACAGCGGAGTCTTCGTGTCATCGTAGAGCCACCACGCTCCATCCAGGCTGGTGCACAGCACCGTGTGGTCGGTGTTCGCGGTTATGCCCAGAAGAAGAAACTGCAGCTTGAATTCCCTAAGACATTGAAGGAGAAGCGGTACATTTGAATTCACAAATagtaaaatgggggggggggggggatacggTTGcaacaaatgtgtttatttccccTTCAGTCTTCATTGTTACATTTTCCCACTTTAGTTTCAGGTTTTGAAGGTCACCTTCCATAATCATCAGTGATGATCAGAGCCGGAAGTCCATCCATCCGACCGGCAACGTGCACCAGAATGAGCTGGGGGTTGCTTTTGGGGCCCAGCGCTCTCACGTCACCAAACTCCTCAAACTTACTGTAAAACATATCCAGACAGCGTTCAGCGGGAATTATGCTACCCTTTATTACAGTTAACAAAGTGTCCAGCATATTATTCTGCGCAGTTAAATTTCTGAAGCCTGCCGTCTAGATGCGCGAACACATTTCTGCAAGTGTCTTGCTGGATAACTGGTTAGTTGTGACAGTCATTGAAAAAATTTGTGGGAATACCTTTATCGTTTCTctgaaactattttttaaacGAAACTTCTACGTGGAAATTTTACCTCACTGTCTTGCTGTACATGTGATCTTCAAGATTGGGACTCCTCCTGTCATCTTCGTAGTGGAAGCTGGTGCCGGTCAAATCCGAAAAGTTTATGAGGTAGTCTGTAACGTGGCCCCTAACGTCAGTGGATTCGCTCTCTGTGAAGTGCTTTATGTGGCCCTCCCGAAGATCCAGGGTAATGAGCCACAGAGCTTTTGCCTCCTCATACTTCCTGCTATTCAGGAGGGTCATGACTGCTCTGATCGTGGAATCCTGCTCAAAAAGCTCTTTAATGTTGAGGTACACTTTAGCAGCAATGTGACAACCTGCAAGCAGGGAGTCAAGAGCACAGTTATTgatacatctgtgtgtgtggtactggCCACGAAACCCCATGTAATTAAATGGGATTCGAGTGTCATGGCTACTCTCACGAATGCTCTGGATTAGGTTGTGCAGGTCCCAAGTGCTGGAAATAAAATGGATAGCATGCATTAAGTCATTTATGTAATGCTAATATTAGACAGCTTAAAAAGTAATGCTTAAAGTAAATGAGTATTTTTTGCTTATGATTGCTCAAATTTAGCATATGTTTCACTGTAATATCTACACCACATTGCCTTAGTTTTACTCTTCTTGAcattgtaaagaaaaaatacttACCTGTTTCCTAATTTCtgagctgaaaaaaatgaaaatgagtctTCAATACAATGTCACTTACAAAAAGACAACTGGTTGGAAACATACAGGTCTCTgtacaacaaaagaaaataatcctCCCCTTAATAATTTATTCAACCTGTTGAATCCCAACTCAAGTATCAGAAAACGCAATAACATCATTTGTAATGCGTTCACAAAcatgccattttaaatattttggctCATGACAGCTTGAGAAATACTGCTGCTAGGGACTGTGCATCTTGTATCATTATTTAATAAGCTAAGTATCTCACTTTATTTTctgtgccctccataatgtttaggaccacgatgattttttttcttcttgatttggctcagtactcctCAATTTTAGGTTCCTAATCtaataattcacatgtggttaaaagtGGAATTTCtcattaaaggatatttttatacattttgttttatacataTACCTAGTCCCCCActctccatttcagggcatcatgatgttttggacatattaatgtaaatgaaaatagtcGGTTTAGTACttaagtttgcatgttctccctgtgtccgagTGGGCTTCCTACGGTttactcccacagtccaaagacatgcaggttagggtAATATGAGAGCCTAAATTGGCCCTAGgtaagagtgagtgagtgagtgaatggtgtgtgttccctgtgatGGTCTGGTCTGGGGAACTGTGCAGGGTGTAGCCTATTTCGGCGTCttgctcaatgcatgctgggataggctccagcacctcccgcaaccctgaccaggcataagcgagtatagatgatggatggttggatggatggatagatggatatttagtactttgttaCATATAGTTTGCATGCGGCGGCTGCTTGAAGTCCGGGACTGGTATTCGTCACcgggtgctgagtatcttctctggtgatgctctgccaggcctgtactacagccaCCTTCAGccgtttctgtacacttcagaattaattatgCTGTTGCTATGAGCAgctacatcatcagtgaagacaagtgagccagtacctgtggcagccatacatgcccaaaccataacacagCCCCACCAccctgtttcacagatgagctgGTGTGCTATGGATGTTGGACAGTTCTTTCTGGCCTCCACACTTGCCATCTCTCTGAAAGGTGAATCTTAGTCTCCTTTGTCCACAAGAGCTATGCAGGCTTTTAGGTATGTCTTAGTAAACTTTAACCTGGCCATCTTgttttttgtggctaactagcgGCTTGAATCTTTCAgcgtagcctctgtagttctgttaaTGAAGTCTTCTGCGGACAGCAGTCACTagatccatgcctgcctcctgaagagtgtttctgatctgtcgggcAGGTGTAGATCTTAATGGCTTCCTTTactttcactggcacagctctggtcctcgtgttgacaaatgccaataacagactccataGGCCAGGGGTCCTCAATTTTATCCAGAAacggccggtgtgggtgcaggcttttgttccaactgggcagttacacacctgattctactaatcaaggtggtTAGGAAAGATTCCAAGGGGTTgcttagtagaatcaggtgtgttgctgcttggttggaacaaaagcctgcacccacaccggccctttctggataagattgaggaccccttcCATAGGccatcaaaagcctagaatcaagactagatgctgaaagctgtcttatatTTTCTGTAAGGTAGAAATTGAACATGCATGACTTATTCGGAAcctcctgtgatgtcatttgtcccaaacattatcgTGCCCCTGAAATGGGCTGGCTGTGTCATAAAAGTGCTGTGTCTACTTGGTGAGACCAAAATGTATAGAAAATACTGTTTAATAGAAGTTGAGAATCTGCACTCCaagcacatgtgaattgtttgattacaaatatgaaAGTATCTAATGCAGAATGATGTGCCTCCATCATTCAGTCTTGCCTGTAGGCTTtaccaaaatttttttttttttttttttttttttttaaacaaggccCAAATCAGATTGTAGTCAAGTCCCATTCCCGGACCACTTTCCCATGGTCTTGCATCTTGCAGagtatctctttttttttttttttttaccagtggcCCGGCTAGCTAAGTCAACTAACTGaattgctagcaagctagctgaaGGATTGATTCCTAGCATGATGATCTCTTGCAAGCCTGCTAGCTTTCGAAAGGATTACtagctagcgagctagctagctggcgACCTCttaggaaaacaaaaagaaattttaCACAGCAACTCTGGTAACCTCATCAAATCTAGCTTTATGGCTACCCGGCTGCCAGATAACTATCACAGATGGATAATAAATCCAATAAACAGATACAATGaatacagtattattatttcatCACACACGAGAACTGCTGGGTGTGTCTAGCAAACATGGCGCTTTGGTAGTTCACTGTAAAAGTATTTCAGTGCGACCAATAGTTTAAAACATCATGAAATATAACTCACTTTGAAGAGTGACGGTAATGTGCTTTTATTTGGAGCACATTTTCATCGTTGTCTTAAGTCATTTGGTAAACAGCAATGAAAAGTACACCAACCTGTTGCAATGAGCTGCGCGCAGATCTCTTTGTGACGCCTTAACTTGCTGTTCGGAGATGCCTGCAAACTGTTAAACCTATGAATTAGCCAACCATATGCAAACAGCTGCTCACCACTATTTGTAAATCATTCTCTGTTGCAGCATTCCAAGATTTTTTCTTGTTTGCGTCATTGCGAATTCGCTCAGCTCAGCCAAGAGTGCACACCCCTTCGTAGTTTCATTTTAAGTTTGTGCAACGTGTGTAAAAAAGCAGTTCATGTTTaattttctcaaaataaattaGTAATGTATCAGAAACATCAACAAAGCTGGAAAGATAAGAAAAGGTGCTTTACCTTTGACAACACCCCATTTTACCTCTACCAGTGTGTGTTGTTTCTCCGTTTTTTTGCGCAGTGACACAGCCTGCTGTAATACAACAACTTTCATGAGGAAATGCGTCATTTCCGTCATTTCCTCCGACGACAACAAGCGTGGGCTAGATAAGGTTGTGTGTACACATTAGCAGTCAAGTTGGCTATGGGAAGCATTCTAAGGAGggaactttgtgccagacagagGTTGTGTCATCTGCCGGGATTACTAGCTGAGCACTCGGATATCTTTCATAGAGGTGTCCTAGTGGAGTGTAATTGAGCTGATTGAAAGTCAGCCAGGTCTGAGGACCACCTACGCCTTTGTGGAGGTGCGGTGCACTGATGTCCCCTCACTGCCCACAATGTAAACCAAGGGTGCCCAACCCTGcctctggagatctaccgtcctgcaaattttcatattcaaaccctaatttggcacacctgatttgACTAATCAGCAGCCAACTGAGATCTCTAcagtagctgttgaatgaagtgtgctttgtctgggctgcagtgaaaacctacaggacaagAGGTATGGAATGTAACATCCCACAGTACCCACATTCCCATGAGCTGGGGAGGTGTGGGCACTCCCagtgctgttactgctgctgtgcgtgtaggagtgtgtgcgtgattgtgtgtgtgtgtgtgtgtgagagagagagagagagggacagagagagagatagtgtgtgtgatggtgtgggctGTTTTATACAGGCGTATGTTTGTCTTGGACCTGCACATCTGACTAGCgagtaaaaaataatagtgCTCCTCTGGCACTAGCACTGACTCTTGGAGGCAGCATTGCTGTGACCCCTTACCTTTGACCCCACACGTACCCCTGAATCTGCAGCCTTTTGGCTCtcgaacacttttttttttttttttttttttccatggggGACACAGCAGCTGATCGTAGTTTTAGTACGAAATTACACAATGCATGGCAACAGGCCTCAGGCTTTTGGCTCAGGCCAATGTTGCATGTCTGGAACTGATATTATAGAACTGAAAGTGTTTTAGTGACCAAAAGGACTGAAgagcagaaataatattttgcacattttctctATGCGTTTCTTTGCAGTCTTTTTGTACACATATTTGCTTGAATACATGCTTCTggttaattaatgttttatgttgGCTGTGCAAAGTCCAGTCAGTCCCACAATGCAAAGCAATTAAGCAAATAAAGTCTGAACTAAGACAATTTAGCATTTAACCAGGTGCTTCAGAACTATGCATGTTCCTTTTGATTATTCAGAaagtggtgctgcactaaccATATCTGAAACCCTATCTTCCACATCACATTTTCACTGCTTGGATGAATTTAACATTATCTTgcactgtttaaaaacattaaagtacaatttaaaaaaaagcttcagtGGCTTGTGgacaatgatttatttatttactgcctTATTTTGCTGTTCATGGACTCAATTTTCAGTATGACCGCAAATTAGTTCGTATGCTAATCGTGTTTTGTGATATCAGATTTACTTCAAAACGGAAGAAGTTCATTTCCATGGGGACTATTTTGAGAAATACTACGTCAGTGCGAGCATGTGTATACATTGGACGAAGTAGTGGAGGATCGAAGATCTTGGAGGAACAGCTAAGATATGCAAGCCGGTAAATTTTCTGCCCACACGATAATGAGCAAGTTGTATTGTGAATGAATTGGGAATTATCATTTCCATTATAACATGTGCATCTTGTGTGAGAGTCCGCCATCTTTGCTCTGTTGATATCCTTTAGGATCTTTAACgtcattttgtgaaataactTCCTGTTCAAATCAAGATGGCTGCGCCCGGCACCGGCACGACACGACGTCTGGTGCAGTATGTCGTGGTCCGGTCAGATCTGGTTCATACATTGTCATGGCCTTTGGGAGCAGTTATCACGCAAGCTTGCCACGCCGCCACAGCAGCCATTCACTTAAATTACGACGATCCTGACACGCAGGAGTACTTGTCGGAGCTGGACAGCATGCACAAAGTGGTTCTGCAGGTAGTTATGCTAGCTCGCTAAACCAGTCCGTTAAGCCAAATGTAGGCTAAGCAAGCTTGCTCAGTTCTCGTTCTCGTTCTCATTTGATTATGTTGAGACTTTGATcctgcattaaaatatttctgactATTATGATGAATAGATGACATAGTTACCTTGCTAATATTAGCTTAAAAAATAACGTGCATGAATAGCTGCCATGTTTCGTTTTCATTAAGAACACTTGATCATTTCACCTGTCATCTACCCTTTTCACATTGCTATGCCTTAGTTACGTCCATTTTTTCCTAAATGGCATATCTGAAACATAATCACTGTAATACAAAAGTCATACAGTACTGGATACTGTCAACCTTTTAACCCACAACTGATGCAACTGTTTCATGTCCATCATTTAGGCTCCAGATATGGTGTCTCTCTCCAGCCTGTCAGAAACACTCCGTGACAAGGGCATAGCTCACAAGCTGTGGGTTGAGCAGCCAGAGAACATACCCACCTGCCTGGCCCTCAAGCCTTACCCAAAAGAGACGGTGCATCCTTTTTTGCGAAAGTTCAAACTTTTCAAGTGATAAAGGAAACGGACATCTTTCATGTGGTGTGGACTTGCAGTGGATATCTTCTCAGCATGAAATCCAGGGCCTTCTGGCCTCCATTTTAAAGCATTCTGCATGTTCCCCACTGTTGGACATTTAAATTTAGcctgtctgctggttttggcCATTGAAGAGGATTAAGAAGGATGAtttggggcaaaaaaaaaaaaaaaaaaaaaaaaaaacatcaggccAGCACCAAGATTTAGTAATGAGgccatttactgtattttagaAAACTTATGTTGCTGGGTGTTTTGTTGGTCTGGGTCCGGTATGTCCTGGGTAGGAAATGTGATGTTAAATGGGTGCTTTTGCATTTAAAGTGCAATAAATAGAAGTAACATCTGTTTGGTGAAGAGTTTGTTAAATTTGATGCAAGGTGTTTAAACAAGTCAACTAAAGCAAGTAAAATACAGTGTTTAACAAACAATACCGGAGGAAAAGCATCATAATAGACAACAGCAGTGCTGAGGAGGGATGGATATTTAGGCTTCAGAAGGTTAAATAAGAGTGCATTCCCAATCAGCATAGAAGGGAAAAATACACCAGTCACTGGCTGTTGTATATCAAAGCACCAGTGTGTGGCAGCGAAGGACTATGAGGCGTCTGGCAAATTAGCAGGCCAGGCTGGGAAAGTGCTTGGGACAGAGGCtttgtatggggggggggggtgtgtgcataAAAACTGGTGTATGAAAGAGCGACACaaggcaggagagggggagagaagtgTTGCCCAGTTCCTTACGCCGTCTCCCAGACTTTAATTACGCGCATTTATCCTTCTCAGACATGGCGGAGTTCATACCGCGCTGTAGAGACAGTGCGCGCGCTTCCGTCTGGTCGCTAGGCAGCGGAATCCTGCATAACacagcggcggggggggggggggggggggggcgtgcgaCGTGTGGCACGTGCTAGGagaagatggtaaatggtaaatggactgcatttatatagcgcttttatccaaagcgctttacaattgatgcctctcattcgccagagcagttaggggttaggtgtcttgctcaaggacacttcgacacacccagggcggggtttgaaccggcaaccctccgactcccagacaatcggtcttacctcctgagctatgtcgcccctagaaGAGAGAGGCCGCGAGGCCGTCTGAGAAGCGGCCGGCGCTGATGGCCGCTCGGAACCCCTGAATAGGGAGAACAGAGACGGGGCCGGGTACTGACGTTGTGGCAGCAGCGCTGCCGTCCCGTTTTGTGTTGACCGGGTTTATTTTACATGCTCTTGCTGACgcctcttggccaggtcatCATTGTGAATGGGAATTGGTTCTCAACTGATTTTacttggttaaataaaggtcaaatagataaatatataaacacagtattctgtaacaaaaaaaaaaaaaatagaaacgaTAAGGCCAGTACGTTGCCTGCCACTGAAACTGCGTTTCTGTAGGTCTGCTTCTTGAATGAGTCAGAAGGCAAGGCAGACAGTCAGGTAGGTGACCGAGGGAATTAACCGACGAAGTACAGAATGAGCTGGATGAAATGCGGTTTTAAACGGTGCTTTTATTGCAATGTGTTGCATTCTCACATTCActgatgttgaaaaaaataatatatattttgctgGTCAAAAGCATCATTCCTTCCAAGGTCATCACAGCCATCTGACTAATCCAACCACACTCTGCCCACTGTCAAAAAAGCACtggagggggctgtggtgtgtgtgtgtgtttgtgtttgtgtatgtgcgtgtgtgtgtgtgcatgtgtgtacccgtatgtttgtgtgtacatgtttgtatgtgtacgcgtgtgtacgTATCTgtgcgggtgtgtatgtgtgtgtgtgtgtgtgtatactggtAGCATTTCCGTCTCAGGTGTACACTACCATTACAGAAGTGAGGAGTAAGACTGACTAGTGACTGAGCCGATGGGCTGAACAGACGCGAAATGCACCCACGTCAGCCCACAGGACTTCTCTAAAGGTGCTGGACCCAGCGTACGAGCGACTGTCTAACTAATAACTGAGGTACAGTTTCCCTGGCAAGACCGGAGCCCATTCACAGCCCTCTCAGTAGCCCAGCATTCCCTTTCCCCACAGCCGTCACAGCCTTTCCATAAACAAAAAGATACGCAGGTATAATATACAAAACCGgacaaaatgagtaaaatgtataatatatatttatttatattaattttacagGGAAAAAGTGGAACCTTGTTTCAAGAGAGCGTTCCATGTGTTAATGGAGAGATACAGACGAGCTCTAGACCCGCCTGAACAACCACAAACCAATATCAGTATCAATAAGGCAGCATTTACAATACTTGACAAGCATTATTTCTCAGACAAACAGTTGCGCTCCTAAGTTTTTCAGACGCCGGAGAAAAATACCGCTTATAGTTAGGTGTTAGGTATTTGGTGAGTAAAAAGCGttatcgagagagagagggagagagagagagagcagttgtacagcagacaggcaggaggTTATCAgcgattaaaaacaaaagaaatctgGATGTCGACAATCTGAAAGCTTGTTGAAGGAGGGCTGGATAGGAGCAATGCTAAGTATGCcacagttattacattatagACTTGAAGGAGCACAACATGGTTGACAAGTCAAAAGCTGAGAGactttgttttaaaaggaaTGTTTCAAAATACAATGTTAAAAGCTCTATTAAATATCAACTTAAAGCAGCTTATAGACAGGGGTAAAGGAAACCTGAATCGTGAAGTCGAGCATAGCTATTAGTGTTGACCTGTAGCTGAGAAAAATTAGCCATTTATTCAACTCCTGAAGAGATGGGAGCTAGCTTCCATTTTCAATGTCGTACATGTCGAGGGACATCAGCAAGGTTTTCAAAAAGCCTGAGAAATTCAAAGATTACTTCTGGAGGAGTAAAATCGCTGTTATCGTTTTGATTACATTCAGGGGCTATTCCTTTTAACGTAGCGATGATCTAATTTGGATGTGACTACCTACAGCAATGGCCTCTTTCCTCTGAATTTTAGATATAAAGTGCAAAAACTAGATTGTATTTCCTGTAAATGCCTGGTATATTTagatttcagtaaaaaaattatgtaaaatacaGCATACATATTTTACAAAGGATAATATAAGAAATTCCTCATTAACAAGATAATTTTAATCAAACGGTAAGGATCAGTCCTCGAAATGCAGAAAATATGTACAAGAGGCACCTCAAATTTGGTATAAAGTGTTCAGCTAAAGAAattcaaatataataatataatttatagaaattcaaattcagaataTTCTGCATCATCGGTTTCAGTTCACAAACTGTTCAGAAAGTTCCAGTTCCGAACATCAAATAATGCGTTtcgtaaaataaaaagaaaataaaaaaaaaaaaactaaatgaagaAACCGGTCCTTTGATTTGTACAgttgtcaaaaaaagaagaaaaaaaaaaaagttcaccaAGAATAcaagcaaaatataaaatatctgaTTATATTCTGATTCCAGTGTCAATTTGAGCACTTGAATCTTGTGAGTGTGTTTAAGGTGCATAGCTAGCGGCTGTGTCTGTTCGTCCTGCCCGCGTCCGCTGGTCCCCGTGGCCCTAAGGCCTCTGGTCAGTTCACTTTGTTTGCATGCACCAGCGGCAGCAGGAGACAGActctgaggggggcggggggggttctACTTTGGGGAAACTCCACGGACCAGAATGACAGTCGGAAAAAGCCAAGACTGTTAGGACACTTGTCAGTATCTTCGGAAAACGGGAGTGAGGCAGcaagtcattattttttttttttaaaagaggtttaaaaaagaagaagaaagaaataaagcgTAACACTTTACAAACTGTATACCACACAATACTACTGTTGATCAACAGGCTATTTATACATATAGGATTATgggattattattttatacatttttttttttaaggttaatGCTATGCTTTGTCTCCTCCAGTCTACCCGAGGTTTGCATACGATACAATTTTCAACATATTGAAGCTTTGGTCATCATTTCTTAACATGCAATCATGCTTCATCAACAGGATTGCACTGACTAGACGTACTAGCAGTATAAACTAGATCTGTACTGGTCAGGGGTGAACAAAAACCCCATTAGAATTACACAAGCAGTGCTCTCTTAAAACCAAGGTTCCACTTTTTCAGATCTGTTTAAACTTTTGACAACAgagacaaattaaataatatggcctttttttttcaaaaattaaccCGTACAAAAGCCAGTCCGCACTGCTTCTCTCTTCTTTAAAACACATTCAGCAGTCTCAAAACCATTCTCTCGCATGAAGAGCAACCTTAACACCCACAGGAAAATATGCAGGCATCTAAAAAGATAGAAGAAATCAAAATCAGGacatttcctttccttttccatTTGAAACACAAGATATACAGTATTAATCACATacattctctcactcacacagccatacttaaaaaaaaaaaaaatggaagcaaaATATCATATCCACACGCAATTCTGGAGTACTAGACAACTTGAATTCTCAAcagataaatattattattttctttttatatacaGTTTTACTGTAGTGGtatgctgttttaattttacCCCTTGGAGGCTAATTGAAAATTGATTGTACATGCCTCTAAGATGGTTTTCGAAACAAATTTTTGTACTTGTGTAGTAAAATCATGCAAAACAACTAAAATTTAGTTGTGCTGCACAAATTTAATTTGTGCAGCACAGCTAAAACTAACAGTGTAGTACTGTACTCGCAAATATAAATAAGACTGGTGGGCCATCAAAAAGGCTGAATTAAGTGAATCCCATTCATTgaattttggaggaaaaaaagcatcTGAATTTTTCAACACACTAAACAGGATGGTGGTGTGACGCGTTGGAAACGTGATCTTCTTGCCGTTCGGTGTATTTACACAATGCAAAATGCCGATATCCCCAGCAAGTTTCCGAATTACACAGATTATCCACAAAACAACACCGCTCGTGTATTGCTTCCACTTTTTTTTgatgtaaatatacatttacatgtacCCATGTGGCTCTACGCGTCCTGATACTCCTCCCGACCGGTCTACTGCGTGCGTCACACCT
Coding sequences within it:
- the LOC118230298 gene encoding uncharacterized protein LOC118230298; translation: MGCCQSLQASPNSKLRRHKEICAQLIATAQKLGNSTWDLHNLIQSIRESSHDTRIPFNYMGFRGQYHTHRCINNCALDSLLAGCHIAAKVYLNIKELFEQDSTIRAVMTLLNSRKYEEAKALWLITLDLREGHIKHFTESESTDVRGHVTDYLINFSDLTGTSFHYEDDRRSPNLEDHMYSKTVSKFEEFGDVRALGPKSNPQLILVHVAGRMDGLPALIITDDYGREFKLQFLLLGITANTDHTVLCTSLDGAWWLYDDTKTPLFKEVQMEDITTQGYVVSLAAYVNVPAKNGSETERCPFFSMTFPPLLQAEGGEQGQRHDSFIHNRE
- the ptrhd1 gene encoding putative peptidyl-tRNA hydrolase PTRHD1, producing MAAPGTGTTRRLVQYVVVRSDLVHTLSWPLGAVITQACHAATAAIHLNYDDPDTQEYLSELDSMHKVVLQAPDMVSLSSLSETLRDKGIAHKLWVEQPENIPTCLALKPYPKETVHPFLRKFKLFK